A window of the Bufo gargarizans isolate SCDJY-AF-19 chromosome 1, ASM1485885v1, whole genome shotgun sequence genome harbors these coding sequences:
- the UBOX5 gene encoding LOW QUALITY PROTEIN: RING finger protein 37 (The sequence of the model RefSeq protein was modified relative to this genomic sequence to represent the inferred CDS: deleted 1 base in 1 codon) yields MVVNLCLPQFKPRVICSKISADGYEVENLVSEDLAKRNRGFRCEYFIKPPIHLTFSFPFNIDICRINIDTSSGGHQHFSGIDIYSATSTNKPSWSNHEPASVGQALEKEVFALVGKVVLKNQSKATFNNRGFKPRHPFHQTDNVMSYHGSSCQDLWNKGQNSLSNVTHLKICITHVAGGTPCSIKRVEVWGQPAKTCPKEVVENVYQIACLSLPQGFGQQRPSSPMEGNHMSYNNSENTQHSLSELAVLLQDVPEEFLDPITLEIMPFPIVLPSGKVIDQSTLDKCNQSEASWGRMPSDPFTGVPYTPHSQPLPHPPLKARIDYFLLQHNIPGSNLLGRARVGGPLTPSVIALSSMKRKVEWMEDSANDGDNVDTYFSALSGLSSTSELGTKKMKTENDSQTSQMDCSNSESMSHEQRLTQSLDQALTTALGSMPSYTAKFMKSQQQGFHMENAGSPPWTTASSFTEHARSGTLQGCTSCLRTFSAYCKTEPIYQLSCGHLMCRPCLAETQKSLSVVCKNCNRTVATRDVLRVHL; encoded by the exons ATGGTTGTAAACCTCTGCCTTCCTCAGTTCAAGCCACGGGTCATTTGCAGCAAG ATAAGTGCTGATGGCTACGAAGTGGAGAATCTGGTCTCCGAAGACCTCGCTAAAAGGAATCGTGGTTTTCGCTGTGAATATTTCATTAAGCCTCCTATACACCTCACCTTCTCGTTTCCATTTAATATAGATATATGTAGGATTAATATAGACACCTCCTCAGGGGGGCACCAGCACTTTTCAGGAATAGACATTTACTCAGCTACCTCCACCAACAAACCGTCTTGGAGTAACCATGAGCCAGCTTCAGTTGGCCAGGCACTGGAGAAAGAAGTCTTTGCTTTGGTGGGGAAAGTTGTGCTGAAAAATCAAAGTAAGGCGACGTTCAACAACAGAGGCTTCAAACCGAGACACCCATTCCATCAGACCGATAACGTGATGTCTTACCATGGGTCGTCTTGCCAAGATCTGTGGAATAAGGGCCAGAACTCTCTGAGTAACGTTACCCACCTGAAGATCTGTATAACGCATGTAGCGGGGGGTACGCCTTGTAGTATAAAGAGGGTGGAAGTGTGGGGGCAGCCTGCAAAGACTTGCCCAAAGGAAGTGGTGGAGAACGTTTACCAGATCGCTTGTCTAAGTCTTCCCCAGGGCTTTGGGCAGCAGCGTCCCTCATCACCTATGGAAGGTAACCACATGTCTTATAATAACTCAGAAAATACACAGCACAGCCTGAGTGAGCTCGCTGTTCTCCTCCAAGATGTCCCCGAGGAGTTTCTGGACCCAATTACACTGGAGATCATG CCTTTCCCCATAGTCCTTCCATCAGGGAAAGTCATTGACCAAAGCACACTTGATAAATGCAACCAAAGCGAAGCGTCGTGGGGCAGGATGCCAAGCGACCCGTTTACGGGCGTTCCTTACACGCCACACTCCCAGCCTCTCCCTCATCCTCCACTCAAGGCTAGGATAGACTACTTCCTCTTACAGCACAATATTCCTGGCTCCAACCTCCTGGGAAGAGCACGAGTTGGTGGCCCCCTGACCCCTTCTGTCATAGCACTGTCCTCCATGAAGAGGAAGGTGGAATGGATGGAGGATTCGGCCAATGACGGCGATAACGTAGACACCTACTTTTCAGCGTTGAGTGGCCTCTCGTCTACCTCAGAGCTCGGAACGAAGAAGATGAAAACGGAAAATGACAGTCAAACGTCACAGATGGATTGCTCAAATTCAG AGTCAATGTCCCATGAGCAGAGACTGACACAGAGTCTGGACCAGGCTCTCACCACAGCCCTGGGCTCCATGCCATCGTACACAGCAAAGTTCATGAAAAGTCAACAGCAAGGATTTCACATGGAGAATGCCGGGAGCCCACCCTGGACCACAGCCTCGTCTTTTACTG AGCATGCGAGGAGCGGCACGCTTCAAGGCTGCACATCGTGTTTGAGGACATTTTCAGCTTACTGTAAAACTGAACCCATTTACCAGCTTTCGTGCGGCCACCTTATGTGTCGCCCCTGCCTGGCTGAAACCCAAAAGTCGCTGTCGGTGGTCTGCAAGAATTGCAATCGGACCGTCGCCACCCGAGACGTGCTGAGGGTCCACCTGTAG